Proteins encoded within one genomic window of Calonectris borealis chromosome 1, bCalBor7.hap1.2, whole genome shotgun sequence:
- the TSPAN33 gene encoding tetraspanin-33 isoform X2 yields the protein MARRAAGGGGPRAEDFSFVSPVVKYVLFFFNMLFWMISMVMVAVGVYARLLKHAEAAMACLAVDPAILLVVVGVLTFLITFCGCVGSLRENICLLQAFSICLTVIFLLQLAAGVLGFIFSDKARGKVSEIINGAIVHYRDDLDLQNLIDFGQKEFSCCGGVSYKDWSQNMYFNCTAANPSRERCSVPFSCCLQDADEGMQAMSYLEASAFIYTNGCIDKLVNWIHSNLFLLGGIALGLAVPQLVGILLAQILINQIRDQIKLQLYNQQHQADPWY from the exons AtggcgaggcgggcggcgggcggcggcgggccccgcgCGGAGGATTTCTCCTTCGTCAGCCCGGTGGTGAAGTACGTGCTCTTCTTCTTCAACATGCTCTTCTGG ATGATCTCGATGGTGATGGTGGCGGTGGGGGTCTACGCCCGGCTGCTGAAGCACGCAG AGGCGGCGATGGCCTGCCTGGCGGTGGACCCTGCCATCCTGCTGGTCGTGGTCGGCGTCCTCACCTTCCTCATCACCTTCTGCGGCTGCGTCGGCTCCTTGCGGGAGAACATCTGCCTGCTGCAGGCG TTCTCCATCTGCCTGACCGTCATCTTCCTCCTGCAACTGGCGGCCGGCGTGCTGGGCTTCATCTTCTCCGACAAG GCGCGCGGGAAGGTCAGTGAAATCATCAACGGTGCCATCGTGCATTACCGGGATGACCTGGACCTGCAGAACCTCATCGACTTCGGGCAGAAGGAG TTCAGCTGCTGCGGGGGCGTCTCCTACAAGGACTGGTCCCAGAACATGTACTTCAACTGCACCGCCGCCAACCCCAGCCGGGAGCGCTGCTCCGtgcctttctcctgctgcctgcaggacgCCGACGAG GGCATGCAGGCCATGAGCTACCTGGAGGCCAGCGCCTTCATCTACACCAACGGCTGCATCGACAAGCTGGTCAACTGGATCCACAGCAACCTCTTCCTGCTGGGGGGCATCGCCCTGGGGCTGGCCGTCCCCCAG CTGGTGGGCATCCTGCTGGCTCAGATCCTCATCAACCAGATCAGAGACCAGATCAAGCTGCAGCTCTACAACCAGCAGCACCAGGCAGACCCCTGGTACTGA
- the SMO gene encoding protein smoothened — MAAQGGGWRWALALGMALALGGRRCPAAPFLNSSAVPERCRRPAPCERLRYGACLGSALPYAATSTLLAADSASQEEAHGKLLLWSGLRNAPRCWDVIQPLLCAVYMPKCEDGQVELPSQTLCQATRAPCTIVERERGWPDFLKCTPDRFPEGCPNEVQNIKFNSSGQCEAPLVRTDNPKSWYEDVEGCGIQCQNPLFTEKEHREMHVYIAAFSSVTIFCTFFTLATFVADWRNSNRYPAVILFYVNACFFVGSIGWLAQFMDGARDEIVCRADGTMRLGEPTSNETLSCVIIFVIVYYSLMSGVIWFVMLTYAWHTSFKALGTTYQPLLGKTSYFHLITWSIPFVLTVAILAVAQVDGDSVSGICFVGYKNYRYRAGFVLAPIGLVLIVGGYFLIRGVMTLFSIKSNHPGLLSEKAASKINETMLRLGIFGFLAFGFVFITFGCHFYDFFNQAEWERSFREYVLCEANVTIATQTNKPIPDCEIKNRPSLLVEKINLFAMFGTGVSMSTWVWTKATLLIWKRTWCRLTGQSDDQPKRIKKSKMIAKAFSKRKELLRDPGQELSFSMHTVSHDGPVAGLAFDINEPSADVSSAWAQHVTKMVARRGAILPQDISVTPVATPVPPEERANLWVVEADVSPELQKRNGRKKKRRKKKKEVCPGPERCLGGPAAPPAPSAVPRLPRLPPQPCLVAFAPDVLPRLPPGQPEAAFAGGPWDGRRRANVFHLISNPFCPESGSPEEESPGPSSGCRQHNGGPLWPPGTLPRSGGPRTQVRRVGLAPIHSRTNLVDAELLDADSDF; from the exons ATGGCGGCGCAGGGCGGCGGGTGGCGGTGGGCGCTGGCGCTGGGCATGGCGCTGGCGCTGGGCGGTCGCCGCTGTCCCGCCGCCCCTTTCCTCAACTCCTCGGCCGTTCCCGAACGTTGCCGTCGCCCCGCGCCTTGCGAACGGCTCCGTTACGGTGCCTGCCTGGGCTCGGCGCTGCCCTACGCCGCCACCTCCACGCTGCTGGCCGCCGACTCCGCCTCGCAGGAGGAGGCTCACGGAAAGCTGCTGCTCTGGTCCG GCCTGCGCAACGCCCCGCGCTGCTGGGACGTcatccagcccctgctctgcgCCGTCTACATGCCCAAGTGCGAGGACGGGCAGGTGGAGCTGCCCAGCCAGACCCTCTGCCAGGCCACCCGGGCGCCCTGCACCATCGTGGAGCGCGAGCGCGGCTGGCCCGACTTCCTCAAGTGCACGCCCGACCGATTCCCCGAGGGATGCCCG AACGAGGTGCAGAACATCAAGTTCAACAGCTCGGGGCAGTGCGAGGCGCCGCTGGTGCGGACGGACAACCCCAAGAGCTGGTACGAGGACGTGGAGGGTTGCGGCATCCAGTGCCAGAACCCGCTCTTCACCGAAAAGGAGCACCGCGAGATGCACGTCTACATCGCCGCCTTCAGCTCCGTCACCATCTTCTGCACCTTCTTCACCCTG GCCACGTTCGTCGCCGATTGGAGGAACTCCAACCGCTACCCCGCCGTCATCCTCTTCTACGTCAACGCCTGCTTCTTCGTGGGCAGCATCGGCTGGTTGGCGCAGTTCATGGACGGCGCCCGCGACGAGATCGTGTGCCGGGCCGACGGCACCATGCGGCTGGGGGAACCCAC CTCCAACGAGACGCTCTCCTGCGTCATTATCTTTGTCATTGTCTACTACTCGCTGATGTCGGGCGTCATCTGGTTCGTCATGCTGACCTACGCCTGGCACACCTCCTTCAAGGCGCTGGGCACCACCTACCAGCCGCTGCTGGGCAAGACCTCCTACTTCCACCTCATCACCTGGTCCATCCCCTTCGTCCTCACCGTGGCCATCCTGGCCGTGGCGCAG GTGGATGGTGACTCCGTCAGCGGCATCTGCTTCGTGGGCTACAAGAACTATCGCTACCGGGCCGGCTTCGTCCTGGCGCCCATCGGGCTCGTCCTTATCGTGGGGGGCTATTTCCTCATCCGGG GGGTCATGACGCTTTTCTCCATCAAGAGCAACCACCCCGGGCTGCTGAGCGAGAAGGCGGCCAGCAAGATCAACGAGACCATGCTGCGACTGG GCATCTTCGGCTTCTTGGCCTTTGGCTTCGTCTTCATCACTTTTGGCTGCCACTTCTATGACTTCTTCAACCAGGCGGAGTGGGAGCGCAGCTTTCGGGAATACGTCCT GTGCGAGGCCAACGTGACCATCGCCACGCAGACCAACAAGCCCATCCCAGACTGCGAGATCAAGAAccgtccaagcctgctggtggaGAAGATCAACCTCTTCGCCATGTTCGGCACTGGCGTCTCCATGAGCACCTGGGTCTGGACCAAGGCCACCCTGCTCATCTGGAAGCGTACCTGGTGCAG GCTGACGGGGCAGAGCGACGACCAGCCCAAGAGGATCAAGAAAAGCAAGATGATCGCGAAGGCCTTCTCCAAGCGCAAGGAGCTGCTGCGCGACCCGGGCCAGGAGCTGTCCTTCAGCATGCACACCGTCTCGCACGACGGCCCTGTGG CCGGTTTAGCGTTCGACATCAACGAGCCGTCGGCCGACGTGTCCTCGGCGTGGGCCCAGCACGTCACCAAGATGGTGGCCAGGAGAGGGGCTATCCTGCCCCAGGACATCTCTGTGACGCCCGTGGCCACACCTG TGCCGCCGGAGGAGAGGGCCAACCTCTGGGTGGTAGAGGCCGACGTCTCCCCCGAGCTGCAGAAGCGCAACGGCCGCAAGAAGAAgcggaggaagaagaagaaggaggtgtGCCCGGGTCCCGAGCGCTGCCTGgggggccccgcagcccccccggcccccagcgcCGTCCCTcgcctgccccggctgcccccccagccctgcctggtcGCCTTCGCCCCCGACGTCCTCCCGCGGCTCCCGCCCGGCCAGCCCGAAGCCGCCTTCGCTGGGGGGCCGTGGGACGGCCGCCGCAGAGCCAACGTCTTCCACCTCATCAGCAACCCCTTCTGCCCCGAGAGCGGGTCCCCGGAGGAGGagagccccggccccagcagcgGGTGCCGGCAGCACAACGGGGGTCCGCTCTGGCCCCCCGGCACCCTGCCCCGCAGCGGGGGGCCGAGGACTCAGGTCCGACGGGTCGGCTTGGCCCCCATCCACTCTCGGACCAACCTGGTGGACGCGGAGCTGCTGGACGCCGATTCGGACTTTTGA
- the TSPAN33 gene encoding tetraspanin-33 isoform X1, protein MARRAAGGGGPRAEDFSFVSPVVKYVLFFFNMLFWMISMVMVAVGVYARLLKHAEAAMACLAVDPAILLVVVGVLTFLITFCGCVGSLRENICLLQAFSICLTVIFLLQLAAGVLGFIFSDKARGKVSEIINGAIVHYRDDLDLQNLIDFGQKEFSCCGGVSYKDWSQNMYFNCTAANPSRERCSVPFSCCLQDADEAVINTMCGQGMQAMSYLEASAFIYTNGCIDKLVNWIHSNLFLLGGIALGLAVPQLVGILLAQILINQIRDQIKLQLYNQQHQADPWY, encoded by the exons AtggcgaggcgggcggcgggcggcggcgggccccgcgCGGAGGATTTCTCCTTCGTCAGCCCGGTGGTGAAGTACGTGCTCTTCTTCTTCAACATGCTCTTCTGG ATGATCTCGATGGTGATGGTGGCGGTGGGGGTCTACGCCCGGCTGCTGAAGCACGCAG AGGCGGCGATGGCCTGCCTGGCGGTGGACCCTGCCATCCTGCTGGTCGTGGTCGGCGTCCTCACCTTCCTCATCACCTTCTGCGGCTGCGTCGGCTCCTTGCGGGAGAACATCTGCCTGCTGCAGGCG TTCTCCATCTGCCTGACCGTCATCTTCCTCCTGCAACTGGCGGCCGGCGTGCTGGGCTTCATCTTCTCCGACAAG GCGCGCGGGAAGGTCAGTGAAATCATCAACGGTGCCATCGTGCATTACCGGGATGACCTGGACCTGCAGAACCTCATCGACTTCGGGCAGAAGGAG TTCAGCTGCTGCGGGGGCGTCTCCTACAAGGACTGGTCCCAGAACATGTACTTCAACTGCACCGCCGCCAACCCCAGCCGGGAGCGCTGCTCCGtgcctttctcctgctgcctgcaggacgCCGACGAG GCCGTCATCAACACCATGTGCGGGCAGGGCATGCAGGCCATGAGCTACCTGGAGGCCAGCGCCTTCATCTACACCAACGGCTGCATCGACAAGCTGGTCAACTGGATCCACAGCAACCTCTTCCTGCTGGGGGGCATCGCCCTGGGGCTGGCCGTCCCCCAG CTGGTGGGCATCCTGCTGGCTCAGATCCTCATCAACCAGATCAGAGACCAGATCAAGCTGCAGCTCTACAACCAGCAGCACCAGGCAGACCCCTGGTACTGA